A genomic segment from Ptychodera flava strain L36383 chromosome 19, AS_Pfla_20210202, whole genome shotgun sequence encodes:
- the LOC139118320 gene encoding uncharacterized protein produces MTKVDIRYAFRLCPVRKDDWHLLGFKWLDHYFFDRVLPFSLRSAPFLFNLIADAIHWIISRRADTEDLLHYLDDYFGAGPPHTDKCQQLLNTMVSVCHDLGVPTAPEKIEGPSPIIIFLGIGLDTIKMVMRLPHDKLTDLMQALPTWIQQRSCTKRQLLSLIGTLSFACKCILAGRIFLRRMIVSAQPSNAPMTSSPCQMTSASTSNGGSIFIPLGMAQHPSSIQSGLHPPTLNCSQMPLGQSAVVHTTKVIGSISPGRTTFMLQSNGKRCTQSCWPVQFGGTYGMDGEFYSIAIIHLSGRHLETRVIALSTNNAFGQSYLLRSHQRELSCHACSHKRHR; encoded by the coding sequence ATGACAAAGGTCGACATCAGGTATGCCTTTCGTCTCTGTCCCGTCCGAAAAGACGACTGGCACCTGCTTGGTTTTAAATGGTTGGATCACTACTTCTTTGACCGTGTCCTGCCCTTCAGTCTTAGATCAGCACCTTTCCTGTTCAACCTGATAGCAGATGCCATTCACTGGATCATCAGCCGGAGAGCCGATACCGAAGATCTACTTCACTATCTCGATGACTACTTCGGCGCAGGACCTCCACACACCGATAAATGCCAGCAACTCTTAAACACAATGGTATCAGTCTGTCACGACCTTGGCGTCCCAACCGCCCCAGAGAAGATTGAAGGCCCATCACCGATCATCATTTTCCTGGGCATCGGACTCGACACAATCAAAATGGTCATGCGACTCCCACATGACAAGCTCACAGATCTGATGCAAGCCTTGCCAACATGGATACAGCAACGAAGCTGCACAAAACGCCAACTTCTGTCTTTAATAGGAACTCTCTCCTTTGCATGCAAATGTATTCTAGCTGGCAGAATCTTCCTACGCCGTATGATTGTCTCAGCACAACCGTCAAACGCACCAATGACATCATCACCCTGTCAGATGACTTCCGCCTCGACATCCAATGGTGGCTCGATTTTCATCCCACTTGGAATGGCTCAGCATCCTTCCTCGATACAGAGTGGTCTGCATCCTCCGACCTTGAACTGTTCACAGATGCCGCTTGGTCAATCGGCTGTGGTGCATACTACAAAGGTCATTGGTTCCATCTCACCTGGCCGAACGACTTTCATGCTTCAATCGAATGGCAAGAGATGTACCCAATCATGCTGGCCTGTTCAATTTGGGGGCACTTATGGCATGGACGGAGAATTTTATTCCATTGCAATAATACATCTGAGTGGTCGGCATCTGGAAACAAGGGTCATCGCGCTGTCCACGAATAATGCGTTTGGTCAGAGCTATCTTCTTCGCAGCCACCAAAGGGAACTTTCATGTCATGCTTGCTCACATAAGAGGCACAGATAA